Proteins encoded together in one Erigeron canadensis isolate Cc75 unplaced genomic scaffold, C_canadensis_v1 Conyza_canadensis_unscaffolded:15, whole genome shotgun sequence window:
- the LOC122584241 gene encoding uncharacterized protein LOC122584241, whose amino-acid sequence MPFSVKSVWLDLIEECSDVPWAKLIWYSQCIPRHSFILWLAMWQKLKTHDKFEFFELKSDLKCVFCKEGPDSHNHLFFNCDYPNKVWQKIKKLARLESAPNSWNDIVNFFVIRPANKTIWSIIQRLVLGAMVYFIWQERNLRSFKGKNRSVDDLCNIITAEVRFRLMGLRIKVTKQSVKAAEVWGFQLNKGFHSDNFDNISHGRK is encoded by the coding sequence ATGCCTTTTTCTGTTAAGAGTGTGTGGTTGGACCTTATTGAGGAATGTAGTGATGTGCCTTGGGCAAAGCTGATCTGGTACAGTCAATGTATTCCCAGGCATTCATTCATTCTGTGGTTAGCTATGTGGCAAAAACTTAAAACACATGATAAGTTTGAGTTTTTTGAGTTGAAGTCTGACCTGAAGTGTGTGTTTTGTAAAGAGGGTCCTGATAGTCATAATCATCTCTTCTTCAATTGTGACTATCCTAATAAAGTTTGGCAGAAGATTAAAAAGCTTGCAAGATTAGAAAGTGCTCCTAATAGTTGGAATGATATTGTGAATTTCTTTGTTATCAGGCCTGCTAACAAAACCATTTGGAGTATTATACAGAGGTTAGTATTGGGTGCAATGGTCTATTTCATCTGGCAGGAGAGAAATTTAAGGAGTTTTAAGGGTAAAAATAGATCTGTGGATGATTTATGTAATATTATTACTGCTGAAGTGAGGTTTAGATTGATGGGGTTAAGGATTAAAGTTACTAAGCAGTCAGTTAAAGCTGCTGAAGTTTGGGGTTTTCAGTTGAATAAGGGGTTTCATTCTGATAATTTTGATAATATTAGTCATGGTAGGAAGTAA